In one window of Dyella thiooxydans DNA:
- a CDS encoding phosphoenolpyruvate carboxykinase (GTP), translating into MASTLQALESWVNETAARTRPARIHWCDGSDAEYAALVQQMLASGDLIELNQETHPGCYLHRSNPSDVARVEHLTFVCPPNREDAGPNNHWMDPAEAHAKMDALFDGCMEGRTMYVVPYCMGPIDSPLSRCGVEITDSPYVVANMRTMTRMGAAAQSRIEREGSFVKGLHSTGELDPDRRFIMHFPEELSIQSYGSGYGGNALLGKKCHALRIASHQARREGWLAEHMLIVGIENPAGETHYIAAAFPSACGKTNLAMLIPPEGYRREGWKVWTVGDDICWMRPGEDGRLYAINPEAGFFGVAPGTSANSNPNALASIARDTIFTNVAVTADNQPWWEGLPGEPSVDWQGRPYDPANGPAAHPNARFTVSAKQCPTWSEKAEDAQGVPISAIVFGGRRPSLLPLVMQARDWTHGVLMGAAMGSETTAAATGAVGVLRRDSMAMKPFCGYHYGDYFAHWLSLDRPTAKLPAIFHVNWFRKGEDGRFLWPGFGDNLRVLEWMIERVAGRAEGRETPVGVVPSPGELRSEGLDLSRQSLEALLAIDEDGWRQEMEAIGGYLREFAPRLPEALMREQARIAAALAQTPEAPRRSVASA; encoded by the coding sequence ATGGCAAGCACGTTGCAGGCATTGGAAAGCTGGGTCAACGAGACGGCTGCGCGCACGCGCCCGGCACGGATCCACTGGTGCGACGGTTCCGATGCCGAGTACGCCGCCCTGGTGCAGCAGATGCTGGCCAGTGGCGACCTGATCGAGCTGAACCAGGAAACCCATCCCGGCTGCTACCTGCACCGGTCGAACCCCTCCGACGTGGCCCGCGTGGAGCACCTGACCTTCGTCTGCCCGCCGAACCGCGAGGACGCCGGCCCGAACAACCACTGGATGGACCCGGCCGAGGCGCACGCGAAGATGGATGCGCTGTTCGACGGCTGCATGGAAGGCCGCACCATGTACGTGGTGCCCTACTGCATGGGACCGATCGACTCGCCATTGTCGCGCTGCGGCGTGGAGATCACCGACAGCCCGTATGTGGTGGCCAACATGCGCACGATGACCCGCATGGGTGCCGCCGCCCAGTCCCGCATCGAGCGGGAGGGGAGCTTCGTGAAGGGCCTGCACTCCACCGGCGAGCTGGATCCGGATCGCCGCTTCATCATGCATTTCCCTGAAGAGCTATCGATCCAGTCCTACGGCTCCGGCTACGGCGGCAATGCCCTGCTGGGCAAGAAGTGCCATGCCCTGCGCATCGCCAGCCACCAGGCCCGCCGCGAGGGCTGGCTCGCCGAGCACATGCTGATCGTCGGCATCGAGAACCCGGCCGGCGAGACCCACTACATCGCCGCGGCCTTCCCGTCGGCCTGCGGCAAGACCAACCTGGCCATGCTGATTCCGCCCGAGGGTTACCGCCGGGAGGGCTGGAAGGTCTGGACGGTGGGCGACGATATCTGCTGGATGCGTCCGGGCGAGGACGGCCGCCTGTACGCGATCAACCCCGAGGCGGGCTTCTTCGGCGTGGCTCCCGGCACCAGCGCGAACAGCAACCCGAATGCGCTGGCCAGCATTGCGCGCGACACCATCTTCACCAACGTGGCAGTAACTGCCGACAACCAGCCATGGTGGGAAGGCCTGCCGGGCGAACCGTCCGTCGACTGGCAGGGGCGCCCCTACGATCCGGCCAACGGCCCTGCCGCGCACCCGAACGCCCGCTTCACCGTGAGCGCGAAGCAATGCCCGACCTGGTCGGAGAAGGCCGAGGACGCCCAGGGCGTGCCGATCAGCGCCATCGTCTTCGGCGGCCGCCGTCCGTCGCTGCTGCCGCTGGTGATGCAGGCGCGTGACTGGACCCACGGCGTGCTGATGGGCGCGGCGATGGGCTCGGAAACCACCGCCGCGGCCACCGGAGCGGTCGGCGTGCTTCGCCGCGATTCGATGGCGATGAAGCCGTTCTGCGGCTACCACTACGGCGACTACTTCGCGCACTGGCTGTCGCTCGACCGACCCACCGCGAAGCTGCCGGCGATCTTCCACGTCAACTGGTTCCGCAAGGGCGAAGACGGTCGCTTCCTCTGGCCGGGGTTCGGCGACAACCTGCGCGTGCTCGAGTGGATGATCGAGCGGGTCGCGGGACGGGCAGAAGGACGGGAGACTCCGGTCGGCGTGGTGCCCTCGCCTGGCGAATTGCGATCGGAGGGGCTCGACCTGTCAAGGCAGAGCCTGGAGGCATTGCTGGCGATCGACGAGGATGGCTGGCGACAGGAGATGGAGGCGATCGGCGGTTACCTGCGGGAATTCGCTCCCCGGTTGCCCGAGGCGCTGATGCGCGAGCAGGCCCGGATCGCCGCGGCCCTGGCGCAAACCCCGGAAGCCCCTCGGCGCAGCGTCGCCTCGGCGTAG
- a CDS encoding TetR/AcrR family transcriptional regulator, whose protein sequence is MNANAKPERTRLSAEDWEEAALKLIAEQGVNAVAVEALARQLGVTKGSFYWHFRTREALVQASLERWELYGEREIISQIEAIPDPRVRLPELFRRVAHELQPHRVYAALLKALDHPQVIPVMARVSQRRMEFLNTAYREAGMPPVEALNRARLTYAAYVGFLQLNFTLGLPRITHEEFDAYVEHMIATLIPA, encoded by the coding sequence ATGAATGCAAACGCCAAACCTGAACGGACCCGCCTCAGCGCCGAGGACTGGGAAGAAGCCGCGCTCAAGCTGATCGCCGAGCAGGGCGTCAACGCGGTGGCTGTCGAGGCCCTCGCCCGGCAGCTGGGGGTGACCAAGGGCAGCTTCTACTGGCACTTCCGCACCCGCGAGGCACTCGTGCAGGCCTCGCTGGAGCGCTGGGAGCTGTATGGCGAACGCGAGATCATCAGCCAGATCGAGGCCATTCCCGACCCTCGCGTGCGGCTGCCCGAGCTGTTCCGCCGGGTCGCCCACGAGCTGCAGCCGCACCGCGTCTATGCCGCATTGCTCAAGGCGCTGGATCATCCGCAGGTGATCCCGGTGATGGCCCGCGTGTCGCAGCGGCGCATGGAGTTCCTCAACACCGCCTACCGCGAAGCCGGCATGCCTCCGGTCGAGGCGCTCAATCGGGCTCGCCTGACCTACGCCGCCTACGTCGGTTTCCTGCAGCTCAATTTCACCCTGGGCCTCCCGCGGATCACGCATGAGGAGTTCGACGCCTACGTCGAGCACATGATCGCGACCCTGATCCCGGCCTGA
- a CDS encoding alpha/beta fold hydrolase, with protein MRMFEVVPRTSRLKTPDGLELAVDTRGAAGGPVLLFAHGFGQTRGAWSGSAAALAANGWQCVSFDSRGHGESDRVPGGGYHIEQFATDLAIVAAAQPDAPILVGASMGGLLGLVVAGEQRPTPFRAMVLVDITPRWETAGVERILAFMQAHPDGFSDYAHAAEAIAEYLPQRRERKTEDQLRPLLREGDDGRLRWHWDPALLAGVVSDSERYQPRLMAAAAKVDVPVLLLSGGRSDVVSRATVEEFLQLVPHARHVELPAATHMLAGDANDAFTREIATFVRDLDRHDARPGIAAG; from the coding sequence ATGCGTATGTTCGAAGTCGTCCCCCGTACCTCCCGCCTCAAGACTCCCGACGGCCTCGAGCTGGCGGTGGATACCCGTGGCGCTGCCGGCGGCCCGGTGTTGCTGTTCGCTCATGGTTTCGGCCAGACGCGCGGTGCTTGGTCGGGTAGCGCCGCGGCGCTGGCGGCGAACGGCTGGCAATGCGTGAGTTTCGACAGCCGCGGCCATGGTGAGAGCGATCGCGTGCCCGGTGGCGGTTACCACATCGAGCAGTTCGCGACCGACCTGGCGATCGTGGCTGCCGCCCAGCCGGACGCTCCGATCCTGGTGGGTGCCTCGATGGGGGGCCTGCTCGGGTTGGTGGTCGCTGGCGAGCAACGCCCCACGCCGTTCCGCGCGATGGTGCTGGTGGATATCACGCCGCGCTGGGAGACTGCGGGCGTAGAGCGCATCCTCGCTTTCATGCAGGCGCACCCGGACGGTTTCTCCGACTACGCACACGCGGCCGAGGCGATCGCGGAGTACCTGCCGCAGCGGCGCGAACGCAAGACCGAAGACCAGCTTCGCCCGCTGCTGCGCGAAGGCGACGACGGCCGGCTGCGCTGGCACTGGGACCCGGCCCTGCTGGCCGGCGTGGTCAGCGACAGCGAACGCTACCAGCCCCGCCTGATGGCCGCCGCGGCGAAGGTGGACGTGCCGGTGCTGCTGCTCTCCGGTGGTCGCAGCGACGTGGTGTCGCGCGCCACCGTCGAGGAATTCCTGCAACTGGTGCCGCATGCCCGCCACGTCGAGCTGCCGGCGGCCACGCACATGCTGGCGGGCGATGCGAACGACGCGTTCACGCGCGAGATCGCAACGTTCGTCCGCGACCTGGATCGCCACGATGCCCGTCCGGGCATCGCGGCGGGTTGA
- a CDS encoding acyl-CoA dehydrogenase — protein MSVLLTLLAALIATGACAYHRTSLRTWAIATALATLAVGVLAGAPATTVVLLIIEAAIAVPLLMPTFRRRQISAPLLKVFAKVTPKLSDTEQTALEAGTVGFEGELFSGKPDWHELLKQPRPELSVEEQAFLDGPVEQLCSMIDDWQITHELGDLPPEVWEFIKKNKFFGMIIPKQYGGLQFSALAHSAVLQKLATMSATVASTVAVPNSLGPAELLLHYGSDEQKNFYLPRLAVGEEIPCFALTGPYAGSDATSLTDYGVVCKQVVDGVETLGIRLTFDKRYITLAPVATVVGLAFRMYDPEHLLGDKEDLGITLALLPRSTPGLEIGRRHFPLNIPFQNGPVHGKDVFAPLTTLIGGPHMAGHGWRMLVECLSVGRAISLPSNATGGVRMAVAATGAYARMRKQFGLAVARFEGVEEALARIGGLTYATAALSRATAAAVDRGEKPAVPSAIAKYHATEWGRVVAGDSMDVHGGKGVQLGPKNYAGRAWQGVPIAITVEGANIMTRSLMIFGQGAIRCHPYVLKEMQSLSIADYGDRLRAFDRALFGHIGFGISNAVRAFTLGITGSAIGDAAGDAYTRRYYRKLNRYSAALALCADVFMGVLGGKLKFKEKLSARLGDVLSYLYIASAMLKRYEDTGRPEADRPLLAWAFHECVWRMQMALDGAIRNFPVKPVGWLLRVLVFPFGRREVPPSDRLGRRVAAIITAPGEARDRLTEWAYLTPSANNTVGRMNALLPDVIAAEPVERKFLKAQKTGQFTSHEYNDQLLEAAKAGVITDGEAALLKRVREGTFEFISVDDFDPKELRAAVVRSESAPKGLADAA, from the coding sequence ATGTCCGTGTTACTGACCCTGCTGGCCGCGCTGATCGCCACCGGCGCCTGTGCCTATCACCGCACCAGCCTGCGCACGTGGGCGATCGCCACCGCCCTCGCCACCCTGGCCGTAGGCGTGCTTGCCGGCGCTCCGGCGACCACGGTGGTGCTGCTGATCATCGAGGCGGCGATCGCCGTACCGTTGCTGATGCCGACCTTCCGCCGCCGCCAGATCAGTGCGCCGCTGCTGAAGGTCTTCGCCAAGGTCACGCCCAAGCTGTCCGACACCGAGCAGACCGCGCTGGAGGCCGGCACGGTCGGTTTCGAGGGCGAGCTGTTCTCGGGCAAGCCGGATTGGCACGAGCTGCTGAAGCAGCCCAGGCCCGAGCTGAGCGTGGAGGAGCAGGCCTTCCTCGACGGCCCGGTCGAGCAGCTGTGCTCGATGATCGACGACTGGCAGATCACCCATGAACTGGGCGACCTGCCGCCGGAGGTCTGGGAGTTCATCAAGAAGAACAAGTTCTTCGGCATGATCATCCCGAAGCAGTACGGCGGTCTGCAGTTCTCCGCGCTGGCGCATTCGGCGGTGCTGCAGAAGCTGGCCACGATGTCCGCGACGGTGGCCTCCACAGTCGCCGTGCCGAACTCGTTGGGTCCGGCCGAACTGCTGCTGCACTACGGCAGCGACGAGCAGAAGAACTTCTACCTGCCGCGTCTGGCGGTGGGCGAGGAGATCCCGTGCTTCGCGCTGACCGGCCCGTACGCCGGTTCCGATGCGACCTCGCTGACCGACTACGGCGTGGTCTGCAAGCAGGTGGTCGACGGCGTCGAGACACTGGGCATCCGCCTCACCTTCGACAAGCGCTACATCACCCTGGCCCCCGTGGCGACCGTGGTCGGCCTGGCTTTCCGCATGTACGACCCCGAGCACCTGCTGGGCGACAAGGAAGACCTGGGCATCACCCTGGCGCTGCTGCCGCGCTCGACCCCGGGGCTGGAGATCGGCCGTCGCCACTTCCCGCTGAACATCCCGTTCCAGAACGGCCCGGTGCACGGCAAGGATGTGTTTGCGCCGCTGACCACGCTGATCGGCGGCCCGCACATGGCTGGCCACGGCTGGCGCATGCTGGTGGAGTGCCTGTCGGTCGGCCGCGCGATCTCGCTGCCGTCCAACGCCACGGGCGGCGTGCGCATGGCGGTCGCGGCCACGGGCGCCTACGCTCGCATGCGCAAGCAGTTCGGCCTGGCGGTCGCCCGGTTCGAGGGCGTCGAGGAGGCGCTGGCGCGCATTGGTGGTCTCACCTACGCCACCGCGGCGCTGTCGCGCGCCACGGCGGCGGCGGTGGACCGCGGCGAGAAGCCGGCGGTGCCGTCCGCGATCGCCAAGTACCACGCCACCGAATGGGGCCGAGTGGTGGCCGGCGACTCGATGGATGTGCACGGCGGCAAGGGCGTGCAGCTGGGCCCTAAGAACTACGCCGGTCGCGCCTGGCAGGGCGTGCCGATCGCGATCACGGTGGAAGGCGCGAACATCATGACGCGCAGCCTGATGATCTTCGGCCAGGGCGCGATCCGCTGCCATCCGTACGTGTTGAAGGAAATGCAGTCGCTGTCGATCGCCGACTACGGCGATCGCCTGAGGGCGTTCGACCGCGCGCTGTTCGGCCATATCGGCTTCGGCATCTCCAACGCGGTGCGTGCCTTCACCCTGGGTATCACCGGCTCGGCGATCGGTGATGCCGCGGGCGATGCCTACACCCGCCGCTACTACCGCAAGCTCAACCGCTATTCCGCCGCGCTGGCGCTGTGCGCCGACGTGTTCATGGGCGTGCTGGGCGGCAAGCTGAAGTTCAAGGAGAAGCTGTCCGCCCGCCTCGGCGACGTGCTCAGCTACCTGTACATCGCCAGCGCGATGCTCAAGCGTTACGAGGACACCGGCCGTCCCGAGGCCGACCGTCCGCTGCTGGCCTGGGCGTTCCACGAGTGCGTGTGGCGCATGCAGATGGCGCTGGACGGCGCGATCCGCAACTTCCCGGTGAAGCCGGTGGGCTGGTTGCTGCGCGTGCTGGTGTTCCCGTTCGGGCGTCGTGAGGTGCCGCCGTCGGATCGCCTCGGCCGTCGCGTCGCGGCGATCATCACCGCGCCGGGCGAAGCCCGCGATCGTCTGACCGAGTGGGCCTACCTCACGCCGAGCGCGAACAACACGGTGGGCCGGATGAATGCGCTGCTGCCGGACGTTATCGCTGCCGAGCCGGTGGAGCGCAAGTTCCTCAAGGCGCAAAAGACCGGCCAGTTCACCTCCCACGAATACAACGACCAGTTGCTGGAGGCGGCGAAGGCGGGAGTCATCACCGATGGTGAAGCGGCGCTGCTCAAGCGCGTGCGCGAAGGCACTTTCGAGTTCATCTCGGTGGACGACTTCGATCCGAAGGAGCTGCGTGCCGCCGTGGTGCGCAGCGAATCGGCGCCCAAGGGGCTGGCCGACGCGGCTTAA
- a CDS encoding hotdog fold domain-containing protein produces MSSSVLALYRRITRWPLGHWLFSRAVCLKAPYFATIAPRFVELAPGRCAVRIRDRRRVHNHIGTVHAIALCNMAELSAGVMTDATVPADMRWIPKGMEVRYLKKAVGTLRATALATAPALSAATGYEWPVAVRVTDGAGEAVFEAEVRMWVSPRSRG; encoded by the coding sequence ATGTCATCCAGCGTGCTTGCGCTGTACCGCCGTATCACCCGCTGGCCGCTCGGTCACTGGTTGTTCTCGCGTGCGGTGTGCCTGAAGGCACCGTATTTCGCGACCATTGCGCCCCGCTTCGTGGAACTGGCTCCCGGTCGTTGCGCGGTGCGCATCCGTGACCGTCGCCGCGTGCACAACCATATCGGCACCGTGCACGCGATCGCCCTGTGCAACATGGCCGAACTCAGTGCCGGGGTGATGACCGACGCCACCGTCCCGGCGGACATGCGCTGGATCCCCAAGGGCATGGAAGTGCGCTATCTGAAGAAGGCCGTGGGCACGCTGCGCGCGACCGCGTTAGCCACGGCACCGGCGTTGTCGGCCGCCACCGGCTACGAGTGGCCGGTCGCGGTGAGGGTGACCGACGGCGCCGGCGAGGCGGTGTTCGAAGCCGAGGTACGCATGTGGGTTTCGCCCCGGTCCCGCGGGTAG